The DNA window ggtggaggttgcagtgagccgagatcacaccatcgcactccagcctgggcaacaaaagcgaaactccatctcaaaaaaaaaaaaaaaaatgctgggcgcagtggctcatgcctgtaatcccagcactttgggaggccaaggcaggtggatcacgaggtcaggagttcaagaccagcctgacaaacagggcgaaaccccatctctactaaaaatacaaaaattagctgggcatggtggcgcgtgcctgtaatcccaactactcaggacgctgaggcaggagaatcacttgaacccgggaggtggaggttgcagtgagccaagattgtgccattgcactccagcctgggcaacagagtgagactgcgtctcaaaaaaaaaaaaaaaaaaagaaaagcttcaagTTGCTCAGTGCCACGTGGGTCTTAGCTACCCCAGGTCTGAGTCCCAGAAACCAGTCTGAGCAGGGTAGCCGTGTTCGTTGACGTCTTGGTAGAAAACAGCCTCCTAGTGTGCGTCTGCTCTGTGCTGGCATCCCCTCCGGAGACCCTTCCCAGGACTGCCCCCCATGTCCGACGCACCTGGGCCCCCTGATGAGCCGAGATTCTCCCACGATCCCTTGGGCTCTGGGGCTCATCTGCCTGCACGGGCTCCGAGGACCGGGCCAGGGCTGGAGCCGGGGGCTCATCATCCACATCCGTGTAGGGTCCCCCCTCGCCATCTGTGTAGCCCTCGCCATCCGTGTACGCGCCGCCTTCGCCGTCCGTCTCGTAGTCGCTGTTAACACGGCTGTCGCAGCTGAGGTCAGCGGAGCTGTCGGCCAGGCCGCGGTGAGGGAGGTCTAGGCTGTCCTCCAAGGAGCCATCCAGCTGTGGGGTGGGTGTGGATGTTGCGGCTGGCCCCGGCCAGGACCCCAGCCGCCACCCACGACATCCCCCACCTTCAAACTCCAGTCCCAAATCAAGGCGAggagcctggagcctggagccTCAGCGGAGGCTTCACTGTTGATTCCAGGATGGGTTGTATCCGTTGAACCTTCACCTGAGAGGCTCAGCCCCCAAATCCAAGCTGAGCCCCAAACCTTGACTCCAGCCCCAAGAGAAGACTccattctctccctctgtctccctctctcttatGAGAATgagtctctgttgccaggctggagtgctgtggcgcaatctctgctcactgcaacctctgcatcctgggttcaagtgattctcctgcctcagcctcctgagtagctgggactacgggcgtgagCTGTGGTGCCCCAGTGACTCCATTCTCAAAACAGCTcctccaggccgggcgtggtggctcaggcctgtaatcccagcactttgggaggctgaggcaggcagatcacctgaggtcaggagttcgagcccagcctggccaacatggtgaaaccttgtctctgctaaaaatacacaaattagctgggcgtggtggcgcatgcctgtagtcccagctactcgggagactgaggcaggagaatcgcttgaacccgggaggcggaggttgcagcaagcctagatcacaccactgcactccagcctgggtgacatgagactccatctcaaatcaaacaacaacaacaaaaaaaacagctcctcCAATCTCATCTCACCCAAGTTCCAGTCCAACACCCTTGTCTCATGTCCCATCTTGACTGCGGCCACAATCCTGATCCCTGACCAAGCCCTAACTCCCGACAGAGGTCTCAAACCCCAGCTGGGCCTGCACAGGGTCTGTGGGGCCCCCCGCCCCCCGACCCACCCGCACCACGGCAGTACCTGATCTTCCGCCGTCCAGATGGGCCGCGTCTGCTGCTCTCGAATgatggccttgagctcctggtaCCAGGTGTCACTCGTGCCATTCAGAGGGATGGTGGCTGCAGGGAGGGGACATCAGTGTGCGCAGGAGACTCAGGCCGGGGCCCACCCGCCTACCCTGGGATACCCACCGCCCCACCTGTGAAGAGGTGGCTGCTGTGCTTCCGCAGCTTCTGGGCTTGTGCGTAGAGGCGGCGGGTGCTGCGGCGGGAGGCAGGCGCCAGCCACTGGCGCAGTGCCTTGAGGGCCGGCCGGCTCTCGGGGATGAAGAAGGCCACGATGGGGTAGTACTGCACGTAGTTGAGGCGCTCGATGGCGGAGGGGGTCACATCCAGGAGCGCATGCTTGTCCTGGGACAGGCCCACGGAGGTTGGGGTGAGGGGGATTGCAGCAGGgtaaacagagagagaaagatggaaagatgaaGAGTCTGAGGTCAGAGTGAACCCCAGCCTCTCACATCCACAGGCTAGCAtgttggggatgggggtggtAACAGCCCAGGCCACAGCATCTTggcagacagagaaagaaagatggaaagatgaaGAGTCTGAGGTCTGAGTGGACCCCAGCCTCTCACATCCACAGGCTAGCATGTTGGGGATGGGGATGGTGGTAGTCCAGGTCACAGCATCTTGGGCATCAAAGCCCGAACTTgagtctctctgcctctgcccagGGCCGGCTGCTGTTTGACTCTGAGAAGCCCTTGTCTGTCTCGGGCCTCCTGCCTCACAAAGCCTCCAAAAGGGGCTCCATGGGAGACTGCACTTGTGGGGTGTGGGCTGAGAACAGGTCAGAACAACCAGTTGGATGCCCAGGCCTCCGTTTCCCCCATCCATGAAATGGGACCCGTAGCAGGACCCGGCTTACTTTTTCTGCAATCACCCGCACAGTGTCCAGTTTGATGATCTTGGAGGGGCTGTCGGTCCTGGACACAGTCTctgtggagaggagagaggaccAGCAGCTTCAGGAGGGCAGCCCCCATCCCCTCAAATTCATGCCTacctgcccctcccctgctcaAGAAGCCACCATGGCTCCCCATTACCGTGGAGAGAAATCCTAACAGCAGCAGCAACTCCTATTGgccaagtgccaggcactgcactcaCATCCCCTCCTGACCTCAGCCCTCACCTCCTCCTGAGGAGTCGGTGGCTGGTACTGGCCTATGTggcaggtggagaaactgaggctcagagacgaAAGGCCACTTGCTCAAGGTCGCAGGGTCAGAGGCCTGCTGCTGAGCCTGAGCTGCAGCCCCTGGCTCTCCCAGACTCAGTCCCAACTCCAGGGCTCTGCTCAGGCTACGACCCCACAGGAAGCTCCACTCTTGCCCCTATTTGTCTTCTAGGACCTGAGAGGAGCAttgcttcctccaggaagccctcctggatTGTGTGAAGTTTCAGGAAGGAGACACAGCCTGGCATGGAGGGGTTCAAGGAGGGAGACGACCTCAtcccctctttttgtttttgtggttaaagacataaaattggctgggcacggtggcccatgcctgtaatcctagcactttgggaggctgaggtgggtggatcacctgaggtcagaagtttgagaccagcctggccaaacggCAAAACCCGTCTCccgtaaaaatacaaaaattagccgggcatggtggcgcgtgcctgtaatcccagctactagggcggctaaggcaagaggatcacttgaacccaggaggcagaggttgcagtgagccgagatcctgccactgtactccagcctgggcaacagagcaagactccgactcaaaaaaaaaaaaaaaaaaaaaagacataaaatttgcatctttttttgattaaaaaaattctgttttcttttatagaaacgtgattttgctatgttgcccaggctggtctcaaactcctaggctcaagtcatcctcactccttggcctcccaaaaagtgctgagattttagatgtgagctaccacacccagccaaaatttgcaatcttaactattttttgttttttgttttgagacagggtctccctctgtcacccaggctggagtacagtggcgtgatctcggctcactgcaccctccgcctcctgggatcaagcgattctcatgcctcagcttcctgagtagctgggattacaggcgtgcgccaccatgtccagctaattttttgtgtttttagtagagacagggtttcaccatgttggccaggctggtcttgaactcttgaactcctgaccactgcacccggccttctaGTCTAtcttaattgtttcttttttttttttttttttttttttttttgagacggagtcttactccgtcgtcaggctggagtgcagtggcatgatctcggctcactgcaacctctgcctcacgggttcaagcaattctcctgcctcagcctcccgagtagctgggactacaggcgcccgccaccacacctggctaattttttgtaatgttagtagagatggggtttcaccatgttagccaggatggtctccatctcctgacctcgtgatcctcccgcctcggcctcccaaagtgctgggattacaggcatgagccaccgcgcccggccaattgttTCTACAGTTGTTAATTTGGAGTCTTCTCCAGGGACCTTGCCTGTCCTGTTCACTGCTGTCTCAGAAGATCAATAAACTTCTCCTAAACAAATAACAGGTGGCACTTTGCCTCAACTGGCAATGGCTACCTGATGAACTGTGTTAAGAAGGATTTGGAGGTTCTACCCAGACACACAGTGCCAAGATGGATTGAGGATGTCTGGCTTGGGTATGGGAGGGGGCACTGGTGGCTCATCTGCTTCATATTTGCCATCATTATTCTAACTCTCCCCCGACCCGCCACAAAAAAACAGTTGTGAAACGATTCACCAATGAGGTTTCCAGGGGATCTGGCTTCTCACCTGCAATTTCAAACTGGTCAGGCATCTCAGCAGTCAACTTCTGCATAGCAATGTCGGCGACGGGTCCCAGGATCACTACCGGGCGCTTGAAACTGGCTGAGGGGCAGAGACACAGTGAAAGAATTGGTCCCATTTGTGGCTAAAGACTGCTAgtgtcaggccaggcacggtggctcaagcttgtaatcccagcactttgggaggccgaggcaggaggatcgtgcccggcctctttttctcCCCTTGTTCCAGGCTTCCTGGCCGTATTTTTATGCTTTCACTGGCTGGGGATAGAAATTAACTgttgtgggctgggcgcggtgcctcacacctgtaatcccagcattttgggaggccgaggcgggcaaatcatgaggtcaagagatcgagaccatcctggccaacatggtgaaacccccgtctctactaaaaatacaaaaattagctgggggcggggtgatgggtgcctgtaatcccagtcactagggaggctaaggcaagagaatctcttgaatcagggaggcgggggttgcagtgagctcagatcacgctattgcactccagcctaagacggagcaagactctgtgtaaaataaataaataaataaataaatttgaggtAGAGATGTAGTCTTGCTTTACCACCCAGgttgatctggaactcctggcctcagcgatcctcctacttcagcctcccaaagtgttgggattataggcgtgagccaccacgcctggccaagactgTGCCTTTTAGAGGCTGGATGTTAGTGAACAGGTGCACCAGGAGCTGtgggtgaggcctccccagggcCCCTCCCGCCCCGGGCCCCACCTTCTCGCAACACCACTCGTTCATAGGGTGGGTAGTGGCCCTGTCGGGTCAGAGCTGAGAGGTCCTCTCGGCTCCGCTGAGTGGTCCTCTTGGCTCCTCGACGAAGACCCCGCAGCCGCCAGAACTCGGCCCGAGCATTGGAGCCCGCGGAGGAGCCGGGCCCGACTCCCACGGCCCTCTGGGCAGCTTCCAGGCTGGCCAGCTGCTCCGCCCTGGGGAGAAGAGGGGACATACTGAGCACTGGGGTCAGCAGCATGGCGGCCCCAAAGACATCCTCGTCCTACCCGTCGGAGCCTGTGGACAGGCCACTTCGTGTGGCAAAAGGGACGCTGCAGATgggattattattgttattattattttgggttttttgagacaaagtcttgctctgtcactcaggctggactcactacaacctccgcctcctgggttcaagcgattctcctgcctcgctctcccaaatagctggaattacaggtgcccgccaccacgcccagctaatttctttatttttagtagagacggggtttcgccatgttggccaggatagtctcaatctcttgacctcacgatctgcccaccttggcctcccaaagtgctgggattacaggcgtgagccaccgtgcccggcctgcagaTGGGATTAAACTGACGCTATTGAGGTGAATGATGATCCTGGGTGACCCAGGGGGCGCGATGTCCTCACAGGTCCTCACAAGAAGAGGCGGGAGGgtgagagtcagagagagactgGAAGAGGCTGTGCTGTGGCtatgaagggagaggaaggggcccCCCGAGCTGAGGGATGCGGCCCCTCTAGACTCTGGGAAAGGTGGAAAATTGGTTCTTTCCTGGAGCCTCCGAgagggcccagccctgcccataCCTTGACTTTAGTACTTTtgccctccagaactgtaagaggaTGTGcgtgttgtttaaagccactaagTTTCTGGGCATCTGTTACAGCAACAACAGGAAGCTCATACCAGCACCAACTGGGGCCCGCCCAGAGCCTTTTGTGGACCTCCTGAGATTGAACCACCAACACCGCTAAGCAGTGATATcgtgcctatttatttatttattgagacagagtctcactctgttgccaggctggagtgcagtggagtgatctcggctcactgtaacctgtgcctcccaggttcaagcgattctcctgcctcagcctcccaagaagctgggattataggcgtgtgccaccacgcccagctaatttttgtatttttagtagagacgaggtttcaccatgttgcccaggatggtctcgatctcctgacctcatgatctgcccacctcagcctcccgaagtgctgggattacaggcatgagccaccgcgcccagccgatatCGAGCCCATTTCTAacggggagactgaggctgaagcagaagggcCCCGCTGCAGGAGCGCGCAGTCCCCACCTGCTCTGGTTGGGAATGATGCCCCGCTCTTGCTCCCGCAGGTCACGACCCATGCGCACCGCCAGCCAGTGGCCTCCTCGCGCGTGGCTCTGCCCAGGGCCCGGGTACAGCGTGTCCACCACGTGGAAGACGTCGCCACGGGTGAAGCCCAGGCCGGACGGTGGGCTGGGCTCCAGCTCAAAGTGCGTGCGGATGTAGAAGGAGTCGCCCACGCGGGACTGCACCATTTTCCAGAAAACTGGGGAGAGCAGGAGGCCACATGAGCTGCCTGGGCTGCTGCCTGATCTGAGCCCTCCCTGCCCGAGAGTGGGCCTGGCTGGAGGGAACCCACCGGGGAGACTTGGGGCACTCTCCCTGTAGGGGCCAGGGAGGGTGCAGAGATGCAGATTCAACCACATCCCTGCACTCACcaccaggccacacagccaggtcctccccccacacacacaggcacacccacATCCACACGCACTCACTGTCCTGCTTCCGCTGTGTCACCAGCTCCATCTCCTCGCCCGGTGGCAGCCCCAGCAGAAACTGCACCGCCTCCTCCCGTGTCAGGTTCTGGAATGGAGTGTCATTCACCTGCCAGAAAGCCAGTGCAGCTGTAGACAAAGGAGGTACAAAGGCTGGTACCTCCTGGCCGTGCATGAGATCCTGGACCTTCCTCTGGGCAAAACTCAGCCCCAACTGCTTCCAGAGCTGCTGCCAAGGGCCCCGGCAGTTCCCCAAGGGCTTTCTGACTGGGGTATCACCCTATGGCTGTGTGATGTGTGACACAGACAGCTGGTGGCATCATAAGGATACAACGGTTTTGACACAGAAACGGGCACAGGCACTGTGCTGGCCCTCAGATAACAAAGTCATGGTGGGTTGTCAATATCAAAACATGGGAACAGAGGTCATGGCATGGAGCTCGGTGGAAACTGTGAAATGCTCAAAAGAATTCAGACATAGTCACAGAAGTCACAGGGTCGTGACAGG is part of the Nomascus leucogenys isolate Asia chromosome 17, Asia_NLE_v1, whole genome shotgun sequence genome and encodes:
- the TJP3 gene encoding tight junction protein ZO-3 isoform X4 — encoded protein: MVNGVSVENATSTFAIQILKTCTKMANITVKRTRRIHLPATKASPSGPGRQDSDEDDEPRRVEEVDQGRGYDGDSSSGSGRSWDERSRRPRPGRRGRAGSHGRRSPGGGSEANGLALVSGFKRLPRQDVQMKPVKSVLVKRRDSEEFGVKLGSQIFIKHITESGLAARHRGLQEGDLILQINGVSSQNLSLNDTRRLIEKSEGKLSLLVLRDRRQFLVNIPPAVSDSDSSPLEDISDLASELSQAPPSHIPPPPRHAQQSPEASQTDSPVESPRLRREGSVDSRTISEPGEQWAELPRESSCDIYRVPSSQSMEDHGYSPDTRVVRFLKGKSIGLRLAGGNDVGIFVSGVQAGSPADGQGIQEGDQILQVNDTPFQNLTREEAVQFLLGLPPGEEMELVTQRKQDIFWKMVQSRVGDSFYIRTHFELEPSPPSGLGFTRGDVFHVVDTLYPGPGQSHARGGHWLAVRMGRDLREQERGIIPNQSRAEQLASLEAAQRAVGVGPGSSAGSNARAEFWRLRGLRRGAKRTTQRSREDLSALTRQGHYPPYERVVLREASFKRPVVILGPVADIAMQKLTAEMPDQFEIAETVSRTDSPSKIIKLDTVRVIAEKDKHALLDVTPSAIERLNYVQYYPIVAFFIPESRPALKALRQWLAPASRRSTRRLYAQAQKLRKHSSHLFTATIPLNGTSDTWYQELKAIIREQQTRPIWTAEDQLDGSLEDSLDLPHRGLADSSADLSCDSRVNSDYETDGEGGAYTDGEGYTDGEGGPYTDVDDEPPAPALARSSEPVQADEPQSPRDRGRISAHQGAQVDSRHPQGQWRQDSMRTYEREALKKKFTRVRDAESSDEDGYDWGPATDL